The nucleotide sequence CTGTACCGAGGTGAGACATGTTCCCCAAGCCAAACCTCTCCAGGTAGCTGCTCCCACCGCTAAGATCTCCCCTCATTTCAGCCCTTTTTCTGGCTGTGTACTCGTCATCAATTTCGTCGAACGCTGGCCCTGTCATCAGTTTTGTTGTGGTAGAGCTGCCACCTTCACCGCCACTGGTGGTGACTGTTTTGGTACCTTCACCGCCACTGGTGGTGACTGTTTTGGTGATTTTTGTTTCTCCAGtccttccaccaccaacaacGCCTCCACTGCCTAAACCACCGCTCCTGCTTGTGATGGTTTTGGTGACAGTACTGCGACTAACACCACCACTGGTGTCGCCAGTGTCAAAGTCACCTGACAGGAGTTGTCCCCCCTCACTGCTGAAGTTTCCTCCTGAACCGCCCCTCGACGTGATGGTTCTGGTGACGGTGCTACGACTAaaccctccaccaccaccaccacccccaccgcTGCTGTCCGAGTCCAAAGACGTCAGCAGACCTCCTCCGCCACCACTGGACGACCTGATGACCTGGGTTTGGAATGATGACCCACCACCCGACGACCCCGAACCAGACCCTGACCCTGACTGGCTGCTCCACACTTGCCGCGAGGTGACGGGGGAGGTGTAAACGGTCTCCGTAACAGTCCTGCTCATGGAAGCGTCATCCTGAAGCGCTGACTTGCCGCCAGGACTGGTGGGACTCGGGCTGCCTGATGAGGATGTGCTTCCCAGGAACGCGGAAGCCTGGCTGGCCCCTCGCTGCAGGATCTGTTCCTGCATGGACAGGGGACGCTTAGGAGACTCTGGCTGACCCTCAACCTGCTCCCCGGCCACGTCCACACACTCCACCTTTGACAGCGACAGCTGCGAGTCTCGTGACGACGTGTTGACGGAGATGTCGCGAAACTCCCTGGGCGTGTTGCTGGCCTTCTGGTCGAAGGCGATGTTGAGGTCAAAGTTTTCCATGACCAGGTCAGGGGCCTTGGTGTTGACGCCGCGGTGGTTGGTGACGGGGGTGATGGTGTTGGAGGAGCTGTTGGCGGTGGGGGAGGGGATGGTGTTGCTGCCCATGCTGCGCAGCTGGTCCGTGCTTTGGAACACTCGCACGTCGGTCTGCagggacagggaaaagtcacatGTAAGCAAAACATTTCATACTCAAACaatttagcccccccccccccccccctaaaataACATGTGTGTTTCctatgacaaggccccaaaaaatgAGTGTTGGTTTAtatatttgttgttttttatttacaaaggcgggcggggatgtagctcagtcggtagcgcgctggatttgaatccagttggccgctgtcagcgtgagttcgtccccaagttcggcgagagatttatttctcagagtcaactttgtgtgcagactcccCTCGGAGTCCGAACaccctcgtgtgtacacgcaagcacaagaccatgtgcgcaacgaaaaagatcctgtaatccatgccagagttcggtgggttatagaaacacgaaaatacccagcatgcttcctccgaaagcggcgtatggctgcctaaatggcggggtaaaaacggtcatacacgtaaaagccgtgggagtttcagcccatgaacgaacaaacaaacaaacaaaatttacaaAGGTGTATGTGGATTTTTATGGCCAGAAATGATGCGAGCTGTGCACATTCCCTGGATGTGGGAAAAGAGTCGTTTTCTTTGTCAAGTATGGATCTAAACAAATGTCTATGACCTACCAACTGTGCTGTTAGAATGCTTGTGATAGGAAacagcttgtgtgtgtatgtgtgtgagtgtgtgagtgtgagtgtgtgtgtgtgtgtgtgtgtgtgtgtgtgtgtgtgtgtgtgtgtgtgtgtgtgtgtgtgtgtgtgtgtgtgtgtgtgtgtgtgtgtctgtgagtgtgcatgcatgtgagtgtgtccatgcacctgtgtgtctgtcggtgaGCATGCCTGTGTGTAGTTGGTTGCCCAACACTGCCACCCATCACTGACCTGCGTGGCAGTTTTCCTACGCAGACCCTGCTCAGTGTTTGTTGACACAGTCCCCGTGCGTCTGTTCTCCGTGTTGGATGCCTTGTTGTACACCTCGGGCGACGGCGTGTTGGTGCCCATGTCCAGTGCCCAGCCTTTCTCCGTGCCCACCGTCCTGTTGGCCGTGTCTGGCTTGACCGTCACGCCCATCGACCGCTGGACCACGGGCTGCCTGATGTCGACGTCCACGCGACAGTCCTCGCCCCCGCAGCCCACGCTGACGTTGCTGAACGACTCGTGCTGGACGCCTGTATGCGTGAGGGCCGGGCGGAAGTCGCACATGGTGCTGACGCTGCGAACGTTGCGCTGAAGAACGCCCCTCAGCGCCAGACGCAGCTCCTCCTCCCCCTTGAAGTCCAAGGAGGTGTGCATGTTGGTCATGTCGTAGGTCACGTTGACCCCGATCGTTCTCGTCTGCGGCTTGGCGTCGTCGCAGCAGTAGGACACGCCGACGCTGCGCATGGTGGGTCGAACCTCCACCCCCACGTTGCGCTTGCCCACCGGGCCGCCGCTGCCCCCGATGATGACCGTGCGCAGTTCTTTCTCGTGGATCTGGAGGGAGGTGTCATGGACGTTGCCCTCCCCGACCCCCACGCTGCGTGTCATGGATTTGGGTGCGCTGCGTTGGATCTGGTTGATGGTGAAGTGCGTGGACTGTACGGGCGAACCTTGCGCTCCGGTATCCAGGATGTCCTCCGAGGCCGATAGTTGCTGGCCACGACGCTGGTTAAAGCTGCCCAGCCGCCGATCGAGGCTGCCAAACACCATCTCCTTTTCGTAGATGCTTGTGCGAATCTCATTTTCCACCTGAAATAAATGAAAGGAGTCTTGATAAGTCACGTGAAATTTCTGTGGTTTGTCTCATGAAAATGTCCCTGGTTTCTTTGTTCATCGTTTCTTTTCGTTTTCTTGGTTTGTCAATCACTTTGTTACTTTTAAAGACATTCTTCGATGAATCTAGCACATGATCCACCAAATGTGTGTTGCTGGCCTTCACTATCTGTTACACAAAACCATCAGGTTGGCAtcagttacacacacaaaagaactgACCTTCAGCTAACTTATCACATTCCTGTGACAATATTGTTCTGGCTGGTACAGTGGTGGGTGGACATCATTCTATGCTAAAGAAAATGTGCAAGTTACAAAAAGGGATGCACTGTCTCTAAAAATCAAGCAGAACAATCATGCACCACTGCGTGCTCTCAGTGACACATTTAAAGTTATATTCCACCAACAAAGTATAAATGTATACCATGTATATCATATTAAAGAAATACTGCACACAGATGGACATGCACTCAAAaagaaggacacacacacacacacacacaaacacacacacacacaacacacacacacacacacaacacacacacatacaaaaaagagagaaaaaaaaagaaaaaaaaactaaaacacacCTGGTTATCAGTGATGGTGAAACCAGTGGGCAGGTGGGGTTGCAGAAGGTAAGGCTCAATCACACTGTGTTCCCCGACACCCACCGTCTTCACTCGTGACGGTTTGGGCATCGTGGGGGGTGGGCTCTTCACCATGGGAGAGCGGGGGGACGAGGCCAGGGGGGCGAACGGTGAGGAGGCAGTGGGGTAGGCGAAAGCTTGGGGGGACACAGACGAGGAATCCACACGGTcctcacccacacccacactgcGGACGCTGGCGGACGTCCCCGACGATTTGGCCTTCAGCTGTAGCGCCAGCAGTCGCTTCTCTTCCTTCAGTACGCTGATGCGAACTTGCAGGATAGGGATGGCCTTGACCTGCTCCTCAAGGTCACGCATGCGCTGCAAGGAAACAGCCATGGCTTCGCGGATGGCTGCCAGCGAGGCCTTGCCAATGGTGGTGTCGGGAGAcatgggggaggagggggactCTCTCCCATCCTGCTCTCCCTGGGGAAAGTGTGTCGCCATGGTAGCGGCAAGCCTCTCCGACGTCATGGCTGTGGCTGAGGTGGTGGGGCGAAACTCTGAGCGCCTCATCTGAGCGGTAGCCATCTCCAAGGGCTGAGAATTGAGCATACCGCTGGCGTGCGAGGTGTACTGACCCCCTCCCACCTGCTCACTGGACACGGTGGACACGGACGACAGCGACGACAGAGAATCAGTGCGCCCTGACGTTGACAGCGACGTGGCGAAATGTGACGACTCGTCCCCGTTGCTGTGGTGAGAGTGGTGCAGGCTGGACCGGCGAGGAGGAGGGGCAGGGGCCTGAGCGGAGGCAAAGGCGTGGTAGCGTTGCTGCTGGGGATGAGAGTTGAGGGAGGACGCCGAGGCGGGGCTGACAGGGCTGTAGCTGTATCCGTCCTCGCTGTCGGAACTCATGTAGCGCTGACCACGGCCCGGCTCCTTGCCCTGCTGGACAGTGTGGATGGACGCCAGGGTCGCGTTGACGGAGGAGTCAATGTCTCGCAGCACCTGGTGCGTGGCCGACTGCTCGTACTGCACCATGTTGATGAGGCGCGACGCCTCCGTCGAGTGGACCACGTctgggggaggggtgggagcCAGGCTCAGGGTGGCCGTGGCGTAGTCACCGTGACCACCGTGCTGCTGGTGCAGCATCACCTCCATGGACTTGCGAAGTTTCCGTTTGGTGCGCTGGATGCGCTTGAGGTTAGACAGGGTGGAGCCGTCAGCCACATTCTTGCAGAAGTTGAGGAAGTCCAGGTCGATGTGGTAGCCGTAGGGACAACAGTTGCACTTGCCGTCCACGTAGGAGACAGGCTGCGCTGCCGGCACAGACTCTATACCTCCCTGCATCCTCtcatctgcacacacaaaataactgGTACTTAATACACGTCGCTTCTTTCACAGTTACGTGATCTATTCACAACTATTAATCATGCAGTGCGCTGCGTGATCTATTCACAACCATTAATCATGCAGTGCGCTACGTGATCTATTCACAACTATTAATCATGCAGTGCGCTACGTGATCTATTCACAACCATTAATCATGCAGTGCGCTACGTGATCTATTCACAACCATTAATCATGCAGTGCGCTGCGTGATCTATTCACAACCATTAATCATGCAGTGCGCTGCGTGATCTATTCACAACCATTAATCATGCAGTGCGCTGCGTGATCTATTCACAACCATTAATCATGCAGTGCGCTGCGTGATATATTCACAACCATTAATCATGCAGTGCACTGCGTGATCTATTCACAACCATTAATCATGCAGTGCGCTGCGTGATCTATTCACAACCATTAATCATGCAGTGCGCTGCGTGATCTATTCACAACCATTAATCATGCAGTGCGCTACGTGATCTATTCACAACCATTAATCATGCAGTGCGCTACGTGATCTATTCACAACCATTAATCATGCAGTGCGCTGCGTGATCTATTCACAACCATTAATCATGCAGTGCGCTGCGTGATCTATTCACAACCATTAATCATGCAGTGCGCTGCGTGATCTATTCACAACCATTAATCATGCAGTGCGCTGCGTGATCTATTCACAACCATTAATCATGCAGTGCGCTGCGTGATCTATTCACAACCATTAATCATGCAGTGCGCTGCGTGATCTATTCACAACCATTAATCATGCAGTGCGCTACGTGATCTATTCACAACCATTAATCATGCAGTGCGCTGCGTGATCTATTCACAACCATTAATCATGCAGTGCGCTACGTGATCTATTCACAACCATTAATCATGCAGTGCGCTGCGTGATCTATTCACAACCATTAATCATGCAGTGCGCTGCGTGATCTATTCACAACCATTAATCATGCAGTGCGCTGCGTGATCTATTCACAACCATTAATCATGCAGTGCGCTGCGTGATCTATTCACAACCATTAATCATGCAGTGCGCTACGTGATCTATTCACAACCATTAATCATGCAGTGCGCTACGTGATCTATTCACAACCATTAATCATGCAGTGCGCTGCGTGATCTATTCACAACCATTAATCATGCAGTGCGCTACGTGATCTATTCACAACCATTAATCATGCAGTGCGCTACGTGATCTATTCACAACCATTAATCATGCAGTGCGCTGCGTGATCTATTCACAACCATTAATCATGCAGTGCGCTGCGTGATCTATTCACAACCATTAATCATGCAGTGCGCTGCGTGATCTATTCACAACCATTAATCATGCAGTGCGCTACGTGATCTATTCACAACCATTAATCATGCAGTGCGCTACGTGATCTATTCACAACCATTAATCATGCAGTGCGCTACGTGATCTATTCACAACCATTAATCATGCAGTGCGCTACGTGATCTATTCACAACCATTAATCATGCAGTGCGCTGCGTGATCTATTCACAACCATTAATCATGCAGTGCGCTACGTGATCTATTCACAACCATTAATCATGCAGTGCGCTGCGTGATCTATTCACAACCATTAATCATGCAGTGCGCTACGTGATCTATTCACAACCATTAATCATGCAGTGCGCTGCGTGATCTATTCACAACCATTAATCATGCAGTGCGCTACGTGATCTATTCACAACCATTAATCATGCAGTGCGCTGCGTGATCTATTCACAACCATTAATCATGCAGTGCGCTACGTGATCTATTCACAACCATTAATCATGCAGTGCGCTGCGTGATCTATTCACAACCATTAATCATGCAGTGCGCTGCGTGATCTATTCACAACCATTAATCATGCAGTGCGCTGCGTGATCTATTCACAACCATTAATCATGCAGTGCGCTGCGTGATCTATTCACAACCATTAATCATGCAGTGCGCTACGTGATCTATTCACAACCATTAATCATGCAGTGCGCTACGTGATCTATTCACAACCATTAATCATGCAGTGCGCTGCGTGATCTATTCACAACCATTAATCATGCAGTGCGCTACGTGATCTATTCACAACCATTAATCATGCAGTGCGCTACGTGATCTATTCACAACCATTAATCATGCAGTGCGCTGCGTGATCTATTCACAACCATTAATCATGCAGTGCGCTGCGTGATCTATTCACAACCATTAATCATGCAGTGCGCTGCGTGATCTATTCACAACCATTAATCATGCAGTGCGCTACGTGATCTATTCACAACCATTAATCATGCAGTGCGCTGCTGGATCTAACGCCTCACAACTGATTGTGTACACAACTGCCCTATTATAGTGTCCCTTTACTGCCCTGCAAAATGAAAAGCTGATAAAGTAAGATGCCCTGAAAGGAAtataattaattattttattaatTAAACAGGCAAACCAGCGAAACACCGAGAGGCATAACTCAGTAAAAATACAATCAAACAGCAGCTCATACTTTTCCAGGAACATTCATGGCAAAAACTCACATTTCAAGATAAAAGAAATCTGTACAAAGAAACGCTGTTATGTATACAATGTACAAATACTAGTCTGTGTATATGAACTGCAGCTGCCCAAAATGCGTATATAGAGGTAAATACATGCTTCATATCTGCAACTCCCAGAATGACAGTGACAATGGCATGCATAATCTTTAAATATATGCACCAACACAGTCATTCTTTCTCAGGCAGACAATACAACAAAAAAGATTGACACACAAGCGCACATAAACATATTCCACTGATAAACTTTAATAcagtaaaagaacaaaaaaaaattttttttttttttaaactgcagCAAATTCATCTGACAAGACTTAACTTCCTCCAATTAATCATACTTACCCATGGCTACAGggcaatgaatcaatcaatgaaaGGAAGGTACAGCTTATCACCTCCACCACTGCAGCCAGTGCTTTGTGCCCTTACATGCCCTAGTCCAACATTCACCCATGAGGAAGCCAGACCAATGTTAGTCACACAGACTGTTCTTCTAACCTACAGATCAAAATGACAGAGGTAATTTGTGCACAGTGACTAGTACTACCAGTGTAAAGGAGACAAAGCTAACAAATGTTCTTCTAGTATCTTGCCCAACAACGCACACAGTGGATACATTATCATCTTGTTTTTGTAAGTGAAAAATGATCGtcattgacttttgacttgACCTCACAGGCTGTGCTCATCAGTGACATACACTATGCATCACAGGCATTCAATGGGTTTGAACAAATGCTCCTTGTGGTAAGCATATGCTTCTTGTTGCCTTGGATTCTTTCTCCCCCACCTCTCATGACACCCACACAAGCACACTGTACTGCTACACCACCACAGGCATTTCTCAATGAGAATcatgccccctccccctttaTCAGCACtctcaaagacacacacacacacacacatttccttCTGGTGAAATATATACCATTTTCTTCCTCTACTCCACTCTCACCAATaaacagaggcagacagacagattgacagacatgcatgcacacaaatacacacattcaTCCtatggcaaccccccccccccaccccccccaaaaaaaccacctcaaacactgacacagaacaagaagggcaaagcccatacgactcacatgcttgaccttgacatgaccttgaccttcaggatcaaggtcaaataactaaacctagcaatgacatcatacactaagaactgctttacacatttttcctaccaaaatacatgtgaccttgacccaaggtcaaggtcatccaacacaaagctgttaattcaagacataggaagtacaatggtgcttattggctctttctaccatgagatatggtcacttttagtggttcactaccttattttggtcacatttcataagggtcaaagtgaccttgaccttgatcatatgtgaccaaatgtgtctcatgatgaaagcataacatgtgccccacataatttttaagtttgaaacagttatcttccatagttcagggtcaaggtcacttcaaaatatgtatacaatccaactttgaagagctcctgtgaccttgaccttgaaacaaggtaaaccaaactggtatcaaaagatggggcttactttgccctatatatcatatataggtgaggtattgaatctcaaaaacttcagagaaaatggaaaaaatgtgaaaaatagctgttttttaggcaacatttatggcccctgcgaccttgaccttgaagcaaggtcaagatgctatgtatgttttttggggccttgtcatcatacaccatcttgccaaatttggtactgatagactgaatagtgtccaagaaatatccaacgttaaagttttccggacggacgtccagacggacgtccggacgtctgtccggacggacggacgactcgggtgagtacatagactcacttttgcttcgcatgtgagtcaaaaacagagGGACTCGGACATTCAGAGATACTtaagtataaaaaaaataatcgtGCTCTTATCAGTTTATTAATATTCTGATCTTTTTTATTTGACTAAATCtcatttgaataaacacgcacacacgcactcacacacaccgtcacaaacacacacacgcactcacacacaccgtcacaacttgaacacacacacacacgcactcacacacaccgtcacaaacacacacacacatacacactgcacATCCCTAGGCAGATTTGAGGTGCTACATGATGGCTTAAAACGAGAAAGAAAGTTTCTTTATTCCCGGTTTCACTTGTGAGGGTGAATGAGGTGCCTGCAGTGACCGTGGCGAGTGTACCGGTCACGGTCAACAGCCGTGAAATCAGCCAAGTAAGAGAGGGCGGTTTGGGGAGATAAGGACGGGTCAGGAATGAACTACTGGGGGTGAAGAGGTAAGTGTATTACAATGCTGTCTGACTGACTAACACTGGTTGGAATTAAGCATCACCTAATGGACTCTTTCGACATGGGGTCTCTACTGAAATCTTCTTCAACATTCACCATTTTAGCGTTGATGTGTACATGCCTGTcttttttggtcttttttttatattttttacatGCCTGTCTTCTATCCCAGACTCTTGGGCAGTCACATGCCGTCTTTGAGGGAGTCTCCTCTGAGAAAAAGCCCAAGTCTTTGTTGAGGAATTGAAGCACATGTGTGAACCCTACCAtacctccctcctcctccccggAAGATCCTTCAATGGAAGGAAGATAAAGATACATGTGTCTGCGCTCTCCTAACCGCCTCCTCCCTTCAAATAGAGAGAAGACGAAGAAACACATCCATAACATCAAACACATATTCATGTAAATGTGgtttcatacacacacatgcaaacatgtTCAAAGAGACTAAGAATCGACAGAAGCTTCTACAAAGAATCGACAGAAGCTTCTACAAAGAATCGGCAGAAGCTTCTACAAAGAATCGGCAGAAGCTTCTACAAAGAATCGACAGAAGCTTCTACAAAGAATCGGCAGAAGCTTCTACAGAGATAGCTGATGCATAGCTGCTCTGCTTGACACAAAAGTCGGAAGACAGCCCCACTATTTAAGCCCGATGTAAGACGATGAAGTGTACATGCACATAAAAGCAACATTCATACAAAGCTACCGGTAATAATTATGCATGTTGTATTGCAACAAAATATCTTCACCAGCAAAACTGACAATACTTTGCTGAGCAACCATCCCAGACAGCTGTGACTTAAAAATGACTGGACTCAGAGAAGCTGACTGGCAtgcctgatttttttttcttcttgcacAAGCCATGGCAAAGGGTAAGCTTTCTAAATTGCCCGAATGACATAAACACGCCAAAAACCCGAAAAATGCTGTAGGACTACCCTTCTGTTGTGCGAAAGCTACAGCATGCAAGTGAACGCATCGTCCTTATTACTCCTGTCACCATTCTGCCAAAGGAACCAAAGacagaaccggcacggttggcctagtggtaaggcatccgccccgtgatcgggaggtcgtgggttcgaaccccggccgggtcatacctaagactttaaaattggcaatctagtggctgctccgcctggcgtctggcattatggggttagtgctaggactggttggtcaagtgtcagaataatgtgactgggtgagacatgaagcctgtgctgcgacttctgtcttgtgtgtggcgcacgttaaatgtcaaagcagcaccgccctgttatggcccttcgtggtctgctgggcgttaagcaaacaaacaaaccaaagcaAAGACAGTCCAAGATCTTCTACTGCTGGGCTAAGGATCCTGGAACCGTGAAAAAGCACGGCCTTTGAGAGTGGCTGTTCCACTGCTCTTCTTCGCGATGATATCATCCAAAGCCCGAGCATGACTTGCAGTAATGGATAGaaacaaatgagagagagagagagagagagagagagagagagagagagagagagagagagagagagagagagagagagagagagttgacagGTAAGCTTATGTGACTACGATATGCTCATAACCATATGGCCATGCCAGCTAGAAGACAAGATGGAAACGGAAGCTCTGCGACTTAGGCCAGCATGCATTGTAACCAAGACATCTTTCAAATGCACAGTGCCAAAAAGATCAGGGAAATGCTGAAATCGATGAATGGGAGAAGAGTGTAAAGTCACTACTTTATATTGTGTACATATCCGTCCCGCCACTACTTTACACAGCGCCAAGGCCCACTGATATCCCGCACAGCTTAAGTGGCTAGTGTGTACAAGCTGCGTGCAATGTATACCTAGAATTCTGGAGTAATAGGGGTTTCCCTTGTCTCCTGTCATATAGCCCGTTGTGGCCACCATCATCGGTTCTTCTACTGAAATAGGAAAATTACACAAACAGTTCTTACTTAAACAGACACATATTGATGCAAAGCAGaagtctttttgttttgtttttttgctctACTTTTTCGTTTCTTGTCATATTTAATCATCTAATGGGATGGCTGAGCTCAACTCATCTCAAATGGATTTAATGAAAGCGTACGCAATTCGGCATTGAGTACAGCAAAATGAGGTACTGTAAATAAACTGACAATAGATCGATCGTTTGCACTTTTAGAAATGTGATCAACCTTGATATGAAAGTTATTTTTCCCCAAGTCAAAACAACTTAACAATGGTGTACTTTTTTCCAGGTTTATAATGTAAACTGCATAAACAAATTTTCTATGAAGCTCTGTCCAAAacatactttttttcttcttttttccctaATAAATCCGTTGAATCTACTAAAAGAGATTCCAATGACCAACACCGATGTTTGTGTTTTCAATGAAAAAGACTCACTCCAGTAATTTTAACCGTAAATGCAAATTAATGAAATTTGAATTGCAAAGGCAGAAATAAAATCTTCGAGTATCAAAGCCGGCTGTTTTCAgcgggtttttgtttttttgctgatATAATTATGCATATTTTTGCGAGGAAAGGCCATCTGCTCACCACCAACACTACGAATCTGGTCCAGCTGACGAGTGTAATACGGATTGCCCCTGTCTCCGGTCATGTGACCCTGTGAGGCCACCATCATTGGTTCTTCCACTGCAGGGGGTCATAACAAATAAATATCAACACATCACATGGCATGGACAAAAATGTTCAGTTACACCAACAAAGAgcagaaaagtgtgtgtgtgtgtgtacgtgtgtgtgt is from Littorina saxatilis isolate snail1 linkage group LG5, US_GU_Lsax_2.0, whole genome shotgun sequence and encodes:
- the LOC138966114 gene encoding serine-rich adhesin for platelets-like isoform X1; translated protein: MATKVTLVSGTAEVKRRERIVEEPMMVASQGHMTGDRGNPYYTRQLDQIRSVGVEEPMMVATTGYMTGDKGNPYYSRILDERMQGGIESVPAAQPVSYVDGKCNCCPYGYHIDLDFLNFCKNVADGSTLSNLKRIQRTKRKLRKSMEVMLHQQHGGHGDYATATLSLAPTPPPDVVHSTEASRLINMVQYEQSATHQVLRDIDSSVNATLASIHTVQQGKEPGRGQRYMSSDSEDGYSYSPVSPASASSLNSHPQQQRYHAFASAQAPAPPPRRSSLHHSHHSNGDESSHFATSLSTSGRTDSLSSLSSVSTVSSEQVGGGQYTSHASGMLNSQPLEMATAQMRRSEFRPTTSATAMTSERLAATMATHFPQGEQDGRESPSSPMSPDTTIGKASLAAIREAMAVSLQRMRDLEEQVKAIPILQVRISVLKEEKRLLALQLKAKSSGTSASVRSVGVGEDRVDSSSVSPQAFAYPTASSPFAPLASSPRSPMVKSPPPTMPKPSRVKTVGVGEHSVIEPYLLQPHLPTGFTITDNQVENEIRTSIYEKEMVFGSLDRRLGSFNQRRGQQLSASEDILDTGAQGSPVQSTHFTINQIQRSAPKSMTRSVGVGEGNVHDTSLQIHEKELRTVIIGGSGGPVGKRNVGVEVRPTMRSVGVSYCCDDAKPQTRTIGVNVTYDMTNMHTSLDFKGEEELRLALRGVLQRNVRSVSTMCDFRPALTHTGVQHESFSNVSVGCGGEDCRVDVDIRQPVVQRSMGVTVKPDTANRTVGTEKGWALDMGTNTPSPEVYNKASNTENRRTGTVSTNTEQGLRRKTATQTDVRVFQSTDQLRSMGSNTIPSPTANSSSNTITPVTNHRGVNTKAPDLVMENFDLNIAFDQKASNTPREFRDISVNTSSRDSQLSLSKVECVDVAGEQVEGQPESPKRPLSMQEQILQRGASQASAFLGSTSSSGSPSPTSPGGKSALQDDASMSRTVTETVYTSPVTSRQVWSSQSGSGSGSGSSGGGSSFQTQVIRSSSGGGGGLLTSLDSDSSGGGGGGGGGFSRSTVTRTITSRGGSGGNFSSEGGQLLSGDFDTGDTSGGVSRSTVTKTITSRSGGLGSGGVVGGGRTGETKITKTVTTSGGEGTKTVTTSGGEGGSSTTTKLMTGPAFDEIDDEYTARKRAEMRGDLSGGSSYLERFGLGNMSHLGTVTTETFDTVTSETPQSHSLETDGGEEVSSTSLEVREGTASLQSAAVEPTPSGRVVMMGGRGGTEVVMGGGGGTDQVDSNSFSSTSSSSLLSSGQPDVVTETVVVKRSAPATSRPLKHRHSDGGRYSRDLAMEVQGAFSGRRVGSVEDFMPDDMRRLMNIEATGSGGKSRKSDKSSKNSRTVTTKKISQDGSAVIVTKTITNPDGTVTTTTTTDLDVDEMIPQGQGMGKLSTGRFDLSKLTDDDDSMMDSGTGDSQGSAEGLEGKGIKESGYYDSSSMKTVTQSSSMPGFDFESMGSLERRQLKSIMKKSKSDSANPKRGITFAESVVGGTGSSSEEADTESDDDSTTSFEEGSYDGREGDIIYQCRDDEAIAEGAPGATMYDQNIRETSIEAVRRSQDSYELSEEMQKSCEVLASYLVDSTTIQTKELNANLAVVQQEWFRVSSHKLSSVHQVEDYLSSIKEISSRLLEYIVNLVDTNGNAAIHYCVSHGNFDIAGLLLDTEVCDVSRPNKAGYTPSMLAALSYVQNDDHRDIIRRLFAADDINAIAERTGQTALMLATSQCREDMVYLLLEAGADCNMQDFDGSTALMCACEHGHAAIAQMLLAQPGCDANLMDNENSTALSIAMEADHKDIGVILYKHVNFVKPASPEPRTLAVVEETPPPPPQPTTAAADTSPPAAAPQTAPHDTDSCPETEV